In Bos mutus isolate GX-2022 chromosome 2, NWIPB_WYAK_1.1, whole genome shotgun sequence, one DNA window encodes the following:
- the ZSWIM2 gene encoding E3 ubiquitin-protein ligase ZSWIM2 codes for MLRGGCKASERRKHLIDRLSWQQDQALSSSIYLLREMGPTAFLLREEEPENRDFRVSLGNPHVCNCSTFLKGGELCKHICWVLLKKFRLPRNHESALQLGLVEREINGLLQGIHRVQTPQREMNNENAQTEEDGYIKQKEIGSDDICSICQEVLLEKKLPVTFCRFGCGNSVHIKCMKILANYQDVPLNSSMLKCPLCRKDFGPLNLILEEFKNSNKLVTAAEKERLDKHLGIPCNNCQQFPLEGKCYKCTKCIEYHLCQDCFDSCCHLSHSFMFREKRNQKWRSLGKRSDKTVKYVDIKDEIEEKMPHFQEKQDQIYTPKHVVKSLPLFLITKNSKLLAPGYQCRLCLKAFCRGQHMRQLPCTHKFHRKCIDSWLLYKCNSCPIDGQVIYNPLIWNDRAVNGHVHHSVSNTDVTHLPKQEESELFIPGTGLVLKQNKPGILPILPQCNSEKLNTPQSPNDTYQNITIDNLYSIKLDDSNSRKSIYECKINQHFPSYLQDLPTGSFGKTSSQTLFPSIDHKNIIHLTERKNPCINKKHHTNQSQKMNKSCKGTNHKSKKILGNKVREDNTRSNTLLPDLSLIVSWGTTKLSLSKRYNNCMGKIRPKCSHLSRRPVSHPLNTKSPELSLILEGVHL; via the exons ATGCTTCGCGGGGGCTGTAAAGCCTCTGAGAGGCGAAAACACTTGATAGACCGCCTCAGCTGGCAACAAGACCAAGCGCTGAGTAGCAGCATCTACCTCCTCCGAGAGATGGGCCCCACCGCCTTTTTGCTGAGAGAGGAGGAACCGGAAAACAGGGATTTCAGA gTTTCTCTGGGAAATCCTCATGTTTGTAATTGTTCCACATTTCTGAAAGGAGGGGAACTTTGTAAGCACATATGCTG GGTCTTGTTGAAAAAATTCAGGCTCCCAAGGAATCATGAAT CTGCTTTGCAGTTAGGTCTTGTGGAAAGAGAAATCAACGGTTTGCTTCAGGGAATACATCGAGTTCAAACTCCCCAACGAgaaatgaacaatgaaaatgCACAGACTGAAGAAGACGGTTACATTAAACAGAAGGAGATTGGTTCAGATGATATCTGCTCTATTTGTCAAGAAGTACTTTTAGAGAAAAAGCTTCCTGTCACCTTTTGCAG GTTTGGCTGTGGCAATAGTGTTCATATAAAATGTATGAAGATCTTAGCTAATTATCAGGATGTGCCATTGAACTCTTCCATGTTGAAATGTCCTCTGTGTAGGAAAGACTTTGGACCATTAAATCTTATTTTAGAGGAATTCAAAAACTCTAACAAACTGGTGACTGCAGCTGAGAAAGAACGATTAGACAAGCATCTTGGAATTCCTTGTAATAACTGTCAACAATTTCCACTTGAGGGGAAGTGTTACAA GTGTACCAAATGTATAGAATATCACTTATGCCAGGATTGTTTTGATAGCTGCTGCCATCTTTCTCACTCATTTATGTTTCGTGAG AAGAGAAATCAAAAATGGAGATCGCTGGGGAAAAGGTCggataaaactgtaaaatatgtCGATATTAAAGATGAGATAGAGGAAAAGATGCCACATTTTCAAGAAAAGCAAGA CCAAATTTATACACCAAAACACGTGGTAAAGTCACTGCCCCTCTTTCTGATCACAAAGAACAGTAAACTGCTTGCTCCAGGATACCAGTGTCGACTTTGTTTGAAGGCGTTTTGTCGTGGCCAACATATGAGACAGCTGCCGTGCACTCACAAG tttcataggAAATGTATTGACAGTTGGTTACTCTACAAGTGCAATTCGTGCCCTATTGATGGACAAGTTATATATAACCCTTTAATTTGGAATGATAGAGCGGTGAATGGACATGTACATCATTCTGTTTCAAACACAGACGTCACTCATCTGCCAAAACAGGAAGAATCAGAACTTTTTATTCCTGGTACTGGATTagtcttaaaacaaaacaaacctggaATTTTACCTATCTTACCTCAATGTAATTCTGAAAAATTGAATACTCCTCAGAGTCCAAATGATACTTATCAGAATATAACAATAGACAATCTATATTCTATCAAACTAGATGATTCAAATTCAAGAAAATCAATCTATGAATGTAAAATTAACCAACATTTTCCCAGCTATCTCCAAGATTTACCCACTGGATCCTTTGGAAAAACATCATCTCAAACACTTTTTCCTTCTATTGATCACAAGAATATAATACATCTAACTGAAAGGAAAAACCCatgtataaataaaaaacacCACACTAATCAAAGCCAGAAGATGAACAAAAGTTGTAAAGGAACTAACCACAAATCAAAGAAGATTCTTGGTAATAAAGTAAGAGAGGACAACACGAGATCAAATACTTTGCTTCCAGATTTAAGTCTTATTGTCAGTTGGGGTACAACAAAACTTAGTTTGTCTAAAAGGTATAATAATTGTATGGGGAAGATTAGACCAAAATGTAGTCATTTATCCAGAAGGCCTGTATCTCACCCTTTAAATACAAAAAGTCCTGAGCTATCTTTAATATTGGAAGGtgttcatttataa